The following coding sequences are from one Nitrososphaerales archaeon window:
- a CDS encoding 50S ribosomal protein L15, which produces MPTRLRKIRKLRGSRTCGWGQVGQHRKKGMRGGTGKAGLHKHKWSWVVKYAPDHFGKDSLKPSKDSHPKRWLNVNQLDHLYQTIYSERSKKEGERPIIDLTELGYDKLLGGGQVKGAYVIKVRSFTEEARAKVEAAGGEIIQVK; this is translated from the coding sequence ATGCCAACCCGTTTAAGAAAGATTCGTAAACTTAGAGGTTCAAGAACCTGTGGATGGGGACAGGTAGGTCAACATAGGAAAAAGGGCATGAGAGGGGGTACGGGCAAGGCTGGGCTTCATAAACATAAATGGAGTTGGGTGGTGAAGTATGCACCAGACCATTTCGGTAAAGATTCTTTAAAGCCATCTAAAGATTCACATCCGAAGAGATGGCTGAATGTAAATCAATTAGATCATCTGTACCAAACTATCTATAGTGAACGAAGTAAGAAAGAAGGGGAAAGGCCGATTATAGACCTTACAGAACTCGGTTACGATAAACTTCTTGGAGGGGGGCAAGTGAAAGGGGCGTATGTAATCAAGGTAAGATCATTTACAGAAGAGGCGAGGGCTAAAGTGGAGGCGGCTGGGGGAGAGATCATTCAAGTGAAATAA
- the secY gene encoding preprotein translocase subunit SecY yields the protein MSFRSFVQYAATILPEVPKPIKKLSFNEKLFWTGIALAIYLIMAQTPLYGVPTGGADPLAYTRIIFASAQGTLMELGIGPIVTAGLILQLLKGADIIKIDFKKPEDRALFTSATKLLTIIIALVESSAYIIGGLFGVAISPTVGFIITMQLIAGTIMVMLLDEMVQKGWGIGSGISLFILAGVTQRIMWDIFSPLPAGGEPYGLVPFLINATIHNQLHTTIFRTGQLPSLSTFALTLLVIFIIIYIEGMRIEIPITSIRFRGFSGIYPIKLLYTSNVPIILVSALLTNIIFFSQQIWARFNPLNSNPLLNLLVMYDRANVEAGPIGGLVYFITPVHGLDRAAAEPLRALTYTLFIVFFSVLFAKLWVDISGLSPKAAAKSLVDAKVQVPGFRRVEASVEAMLSRYIPTITIISGTIIGLIAATSEILGVFGTGIGILLMIGIIIQYYQLLLREHLERMMPRLGSLLGMK from the coding sequence ATGAGTTTTAGAAGCTTTGTTCAGTATGCAGCCACGATCCTGCCTGAAGTACCCAAACCTATCAAAAAGCTCTCCTTTAATGAAAAATTATTCTGGACTGGTATCGCCCTTGCTATTTATCTTATCATGGCCCAGACCCCTTTGTATGGAGTTCCTACAGGTGGAGCCGATCCATTAGCATATACGCGCATCATCTTCGCTTCAGCCCAGGGTACTCTGATGGAGCTCGGTATAGGGCCCATAGTAACTGCAGGTCTGATCCTTCAATTACTCAAAGGTGCCGATATCATAAAAATCGACTTTAAGAAGCCCGAGGATAGGGCCCTATTCACCTCAGCCACAAAACTCCTTACGATCATCATAGCTTTGGTCGAATCTTCAGCATATATTATAGGTGGTTTATTCGGCGTAGCCATCAGCCCGACCGTTGGGTTCATCATAACGATGCAACTTATAGCAGGGACGATCATGGTGATGTTGTTAGATGAAATGGTGCAAAAAGGTTGGGGTATTGGTAGTGGTATAAGCCTATTTATACTCGCTGGTGTGACGCAGAGAATTATGTGGGATATCTTTAGCCCATTGCCAGCGGGTGGTGAACCGTACGGTTTAGTCCCATTTTTAATAAATGCCACGATTCACAATCAGTTACATACAACGATCTTTAGAACGGGCCAATTACCCAGCCTCTCTACATTCGCTTTAACTCTATTGGTCATATTTATCATCATCTACATAGAAGGTATGAGAATCGAAATCCCCATAACATCTATCAGATTTAGGGGGTTCTCTGGCATCTATCCGATCAAGCTTCTCTATACATCGAACGTTCCTATAATCCTAGTATCTGCATTACTTACCAATATTATATTCTTCTCACAGCAGATCTGGGCCCGTTTTAATCCATTGAATAGCAATCCCCTTCTCAATCTACTCGTTATGTACGATAGAGCGAATGTAGAGGCTGGGCCGATCGGTGGTTTGGTATACTTCATAACCCCTGTTCACGGACTTGATCGAGCGGCGGCGGAGCCTCTACGTGCATTGACCTACACACTCTTCATCGTATTCTTCTCTGTACTATTCGCCAAACTCTGGGTAGATATCAGTGGTCTATCACCGAAGGCTGCTGCAAAGAGCCTAGTAGATGCAAAGGTGCAGGTACCGGGATTTAGAAGAGTTGAAGCATCTGTAGAGGCGATGCTCTCTCGATACATACCCACTATTACGATCATCTCAGGCACCATCATAGGTCTGATCGCAGCTACATCAGAAATACTGGGCGTATTCGGCACAGGGATAGGGATACTTCTAATGATCGGTATAATTATACAATACTATCAATTGTTATTGAGGGAGCATCTAGAAAGGATGATGCCGAGATTAGGATCTTTACTTGGGATGAAATGA
- a CDS encoding EMC3/TMCO1 family protein, with product MAPLINITHTLLITGVAIGLVLISNIITRLFVDIERERRVRREVMAYQKALKQAIMSGDESKLAKLKKKEKQMRDLQIKVSFGRMKVMLIFWIPFIAIYYLLINYVGGFDVPVAISPIEIPFITAKVVVGNVTIYTLNLFWWYLISSMAFSTAISKLTGTSIS from the coding sequence ATGGCCCCTCTTATCAATATCACACATACTTTACTCATCACAGGTGTGGCGATAGGTCTAGTTTTAATCTCAAATATCATAACTAGGTTATTTGTTGATATTGAGCGTGAGAGAAGGGTTAGAAGAGAAGTCATGGCATACCAGAAGGCTTTAAAACAAGCGATTATGAGTGGGGATGAATCAAAGTTAGCTAAATTGAAGAAGAAGGAGAAGCAAATGAGAGATTTGCAGATAAAAGTATCCTTTGGAAGGATGAAGGTGATGCTGATCTTTTGGATACCATTTATCGCTATATATTATCTCCTCATCAATTACGTGGGAGGTTTTGATGTGCCCGTAGCAATTTCACCAATAGAGATACCATTCATAACAGCGAAGGTAGTTGTAGGTAACGTAACGATTTATACACTCAACCTATTTTGGTGGTACCTCATTTCATCCATGGCCTTCAGCACCGCTATAAGCAAATTAACAGGTACAAGTATATCTTAA